A genomic stretch from Pempheris klunzingeri isolate RE-2024b chromosome 23, fPemKlu1.hap1, whole genome shotgun sequence includes:
- the LOC139222566 gene encoding acidic leucine-rich nuclear phosphoprotein 32 family member D-like: MDMKKRVSLELRHRSPTEVQELVLDNCRSGEGKIEGITDEFSNLELLSLINVGLTSVADIPKLDKLKKLELSDNRISGGLEVLAERLVNLTHLNLSGNKFKDISTLEPLKKLPQLKSLDLFNCEVTNLADYRESIFKLLPQLTYLDGYDIDDCEASDSDGEGDGVEDEEEEEGESEDFEEEEEEDEEDVVAEDDDSGDDSGDDEDGEVNGDVDSEDDEEDEDDDEDDDEDSSPAKGEKRKRDPDDEDDEDDD, encoded by the exons atgGACATGAAGAAGAGGGTCTCCTTAGAGCTGAGGCACCGGTCGCCGACAGAG GTCCAGGAGCTGGTTCTGGACAACTGCCGCTCCGGCGAAGGGAAGATCGAAGGAATCACCGACGAGTTCTCGAATCTGGAGCTGCTGAGCCTCATCAACGTCGGCCTGACCAGCGTAGCAGACATCCCAAAACTGGACAAACTCAAAAAG ttggAGTTGAGTGACAACAGGATATCAGGCGGTCTGGAGGTCCTGGCAGAGAGGCTGGTGAACTTAACGCATCTCAACCTCAGCGGCAATAAGTTCAAAGACATCAGCACCCTGGAGCCCCTG AAAAAGTTGCCCCAGCTGAAGAGTCTCGACCTGTTTAACTGTGAGGTGACCAACCTGGCTGACTACAGGGAGTCCATCTTCAAGCTCCTCCCCCAGCTCACCTACCTGGACGGCTACGACATCGACGACTGCGAGGCCTCCGACTCTGACGGAGAGGGGGATGGAGtcgaggatgaggaggaagaag AGGGCGAGTCAGAGGactttgaggaggaggaagaggaggatgaggaggacgtTGTGGCCGAAGACGATGACAGCGGTGACGACAGTGGTGACGATGAG GACGGCGAGGTGAACGGAGACGTGGACAGCgaggacgatgaggaggacgaaGATGATGACGAGGATGATG ATGAGGACTCGTCTCCGGccaaaggagagaagaggaagagggaccctgacgatgaggatgatgaagatgacgatTAA